Proteins encoded together in one Deinococcus multiflagellatus window:
- a CDS encoding YqgE/AlgH family protein has protein sequence MSSLITFLVASPHLRGGVFEGTVILLLEHDQKGAMGLIVNAPMPHTVSDLLPDAPGQQAPAWLGGPVDPTLGWCLYPQAVGLEGEIRLLPNLNVSSSLEVLHAVIEQGQRYMLVLGYAGWSAGQLADEAREGSWVWVEQDSPDLLWEVPARERWQAALDRLGVVPDRIMPGGAQA, from the coding sequence ATGAGCAGCCTCATCACCTTTCTTGTGGCCAGCCCCCACCTGCGCGGTGGGGTGTTCGAGGGCACCGTTATCCTGCTGCTGGAACACGATCAGAAAGGGGCCATGGGCCTGATCGTGAACGCCCCCATGCCCCACACTGTGTCCGACCTGCTGCCCGACGCCCCTGGGCAACAGGCGCCCGCATGGCTGGGCGGCCCAGTGGACCCCACGCTGGGCTGGTGCCTGTACCCGCAGGCGGTGGGCCTGGAGGGCGAAATCCGGCTGCTGCCGAACCTGAATGTGTCCAGCAGCCTGGAGGTGTTGCACGCTGTGATCGAGCAGGGGCAGCGCTACATGCTGGTGCTGGGCTACGCAGGCTGGTCGGCCGGGCAGCTGGCGGACGAGGCGCGCGAAGGCAGCTGGGTGTGGGTGGAGCAGGACTCGCCAGACCTGCTGTGGGAGGTGCCCGCCCGCGAGCGCTGGCAGGCGGCCCTGGACCGCCTGGGCGTGGTGCCGGACAGGATCATGCCCGGGGGCGCGCAGGCGTAA